Proteins from one bacterium genomic window:
- a CDS encoding IS91 family transposase produces the protein MTRHRLEVADVVRSHVDSYLDSRGGRIPGPERRVLSAISTCRTAACGGHIDRCDRCDHQQIAYNSCR, from the coding sequence ATGACGCGCCACCGCTTGGAGGTGGCCGATGTCGTCCGCAGCCACGTCGATAGTTACCTCGACAGTCGCGGCGGACGCATCCCAGGACCAGAGCGACGGGTCCTGTCGGCCATCTCGACGTGCAGGACCGCCGCGTGCGGCGGGCACATCGATCGGTGCGACCGCTGCGACCACCAGCAGATCGCCTACAACTCTTGCCG